Proteins from a genomic interval of Equus quagga isolate Etosha38 chromosome 11, UCLA_HA_Equagga_1.0, whole genome shotgun sequence:
- the VAT1 gene encoding synaptic vesicle membrane protein VAT-1 homolog: protein MPSRRSVPRLSGLHFSRSRGTRTGAWPFKSAREAPPPARRPAPPAGSPPPPLGLTRAPPSPAAHPRSSCARTSGVPAMSAEREVAEAATVVAAAEAGAGEDASSQPSNAEPASDAQPPAVSEGAAAASPPPLRCLVLTGFGGYDKVKLQSRPAAPPAPGPDQLTLRVRACGLNFADLMVRQGLYDRLPPLPVTPGMEGAGVVIAVGEGVTDRKVGDRVMVLIRSGMWQEVVTVSSAQTFLMPEAMTFEEAAALLVNYITAYMVLFDFGNLRPGHSVLVHMAAGGVGMAAVQLCRTVENVTVFGTASASKHEVLKANGVTHPIDYHTTDYADEIKKISPKGVDIVMDPLGGSDTAKGYNLLKPMGKMVTYGMANLLTGPKRNLMALARTWWNQFSVTALQLLPANRAVCGFHLGYLEGEVELVKGVVARLLALYSEGRIKPHIDSVWPFEKVADAMRQIQEKKNVGKVILVPGPEKEN, encoded by the exons ATGCCCTCGCGTAGGTCCGTCCCGAGACTTTCGGGTCTCCACTTTTCGCGCTCCCGCGGCACCCGCACGGGGGCCTGGCCCTTTAAGTCCGCGCGCGAGGCCCCGCCTCCGGCccggcgccccgccccgcccgctgGGAGTCCGCCGCCGCCGCTCGGCCTGACGCGCGCCCCGCCTTCCCCAGCTGCGCACCCTCGGTCCAGCTGTGCGCGCACGTCGGGAGTCCCAGCCATGTCAGCCGAGAGAGAGGTAGCCGAAGCGGCCACCGTGGTGGCAGCGGCCGAGGCAGGAGCCGGAGAAGACGCCTCTTCGCAGCCTTCGAACGCTGAACCAGCCAGCGATGCCCAGCCGCCCGCGGTCTCCGAGGGGGCCGCGGCCGCGTCGCCGCCGCCGCTGCGCTGCCTGGTGCTCACCGGCTTCGGCGGCTACGACAAGGTGAAGCTGCAGAGCCGACCGGCTGCGCCCCCGGCCCCCGGGCCTGACCAGCTGACGCTGCGCGTCCGGGCCTGCGGGCTCAACTTCGCCGACCTGATGGTCCGGCAGGGGCTATACGACCGGCTGCCGCCGCTGCCCGTCACTCCGGGCATGGAGGGCGCGGGCGTCGTGATCGCCGTGGGCGAGGGAGTCACCGACCGCAAG GTAGGGGACCGGGTGATGGTGTTGATCCGGTCAGGCATGTGGCAGGAGGTGGTGACTGTGTCCTCCGCCCAGACCTTCCTGATGCCTGAGGCCATGACCTTTGAGGAAGCCGCTGCCTTGTTGGTCAATTACATCACAGCCTACATGGTCCTCTTTGACTTTGGCAACCTACGGCCTGGCCACAGCGTCTTAGTACACATGGCTGCAG GGGGTGTGGGTATGGCTGCCGTGCAGCTGTGCCGCACAGTGGAGAATGTGACAGTGTTTGGAACAGCCTCGGCCAGCAAGCACGAGGTGCTGAAGGCGAATGGGGTCACACACCCCATCGACTACCACACGACTGACTACGCGGATGAGATCAAGAAGATCTCCCCCAAAG GAGTGGACATTGTCATGGATCCTCTGGGTGGATCAGATACTGCCAAGGGCTACAACCTCCTCAAACCCATGGGCAAAATGGTCACCTATG GAATGGCCAACTTGCTGACGGGCCCCAAGCGGAACCTGATGGCCCTGGCACGCACGTGGTGGAATCAGTTCAGCGTGACAGCTCTGCAGCTGCTGCCGGCCAACCGAGCTGTGTGCGGCTTCCACCTGGGCTACCTGGAGGGTGAGGTGGAGCTGGTCAAGGGTGTGGTGGCCCGCCTCCTGGCTCTCTACAGCGAGGGCCGCATCAAACCCCACATTGACTCCGTGTGGCCCTTCGAGAAG GTGGCGGATGCCATGAGGCAGATACAGGAGAAGAAGAATGTGGGCAAAGTCATCCTGGTGCCTGGACCAGAGAAGGAAAActag
- the RND2 gene encoding rho-related GTP-binding protein RhoN: protein MEGQSGRCKIVVVGDAECGKTALLQVFAKDAYPGSYVPTVFENYTASFEIDKRRIELNMWDTSGSSYYDNVRPLAYPDSDAVLICFDISRPETLDSVLKKWQGETQEFCPNAKVVLVGCKLDMRTDLATLRELSKQRLIPVTHEQGTVLAKQVGAVSYVECSSRSSERSVRDVFHVATVASLGRGQRQLRRTDSRRGLQRSTQLAGRPDLGNGNGNGTEGEIHKDRAKSCNLICSHSF from the exons ATGGAGGGGCAGAGCGGCCGCTGCAAGATCGTGGTGGTGGGGGACGCGGAGTGCGGCAAGACAGCGCTGCTGCAGGTGTTCGCCAAGGACGCCTACCCAGGG AGTTATGTCCCCACGGTGTTTGAGAACTACACCGCGAGCTTTGAGATCGACAAGCGCCGCATTGAGCTCAACATGTGGGACACTTCAG GTTCCTCTTACTATGATAATGTCCGGCCTCTGGCCTATCCTGATTCAGATGCTGTGCTCATCTGCTTCGACATTAGCCGACCAGAAACACTGGACAGTGTCCTCAAGAAG TGGCAAGGGGAGACTCAGGAGTTTTGCCCCAATGCCAAGGTTGTGCTGGTTGGCTGTAAACTGGACATGCGGACCGACCTGGCCACACTGAGGGAGCTGTCCAAGCAGAGGCTTATCCCTGTTACACATGAGCAG GGCACTGTACTGGCCAAGCAAGTGGGGGCTGTGTCCTACGTGGAGTGCTCCTCCCGGTCCTCTGAGCGCAGCGTCAGGGATGTCTTCCATGTGGCCACAGTGGCCTCCCTTGGCCGTGGCCAAAGGCAGCTACGCCGTACTGACTCACGCCGGGGACTGCAGCGATCCACTCAGCTGGCAGGACGGCCGGACCTGGGGAACGGGAACGGGAATGGGACCGAGGGCGAGATACACAAGGATCGAGCCAAGAGCTGCAACCTCAT CTGTTCTCACTCATTCTAA